ACTGGTTCCTGTCAGAGAGCATTTAATCTAGTAGTGGAATGTAGGCAAGTCTTGTTCCTCACACTGCACAGCAGAGAGTGTATATAGGCTCCAGAAATTGAATAACAGGGCTTGCTTACTGGGCTACAGTCCAATACCCATTTGGCATATCACAAAAACTACTTATAAATCATCAAACCCTAAAATACACGTAGAAGTTTCACAAAGCGAGAGAGTAGAGACTAACAGTGGGAGAGCTAGGCGGGCGTTGAGGAAAAAACAAGAACCCGGAATTCTTCTTACCATTTCCAAGATCAGATGGGTCCTTATGATGATGAATGTAGTTTTGGTATCATGTGGGAAGCATTACACGTACCCTGGAGATTACAAATCTTTGAAGTAAATGTCATAATGAGTTCTGTAAGATCCTAACTTCTATCGGTAAGATCTGTAAAATAATGGTTTTGTTGGATGTTCTCCTTGTCTTAGCTTTTTACAATATTGACATTCATGTTTTGTGTTTTATTATGCAGGGATCTGATGTTTCATTATAAATTGGGTATAATGAGACGGAGGTTTGAGAGTAATTTCTACTCCCGTAGTGGGTTATTTAGGACATAATTGGGTATATCTCATTACAAAATTGGGTATCATTAGCTGCAAATCTGTGCTGTTGACATGCTACAACTGCTGAAATGGTGGATCTGCAGAAATTACCAGATCTTATGTTAGTAATCATTGAAATTAGAAATGTTTTAAGGTTAATATCAATTTGTATGTAGGACCAAAGTTTGAATAATTCGGACACTATTTTCTCACTCACTACCTCTTATCTGATTTGGGTAGTGTTGTTGTACATGTAACTTTGCTTATCTGAACATAGAaagattagtttagaactttCATTTCTATTGTTACATACATACACGCCGTGGTGAGCTTGATAGAAACCTCTGATCCTAGCAAGTGATGACAATGGTAGTCAATTACATTGGTGAAGAtcatttttgagtgttgtatgcttTTTTGTATCTTAACCTGTTTATAAGCTGTTTTACATGACTGTATAGCAGCATAGGTAGATACTTAATCTTCTGTTATGTGGGAGGACAAAATAAAAAGTCCTTTGTCTTATATGCATTTGGTACCCTCCTGTGGAATCCCgtacccctattagcaatgtTGGTGGGAGTGTTAGACTTTGAACTGGAAATTATGCTCTTTCAAAAATTCATTTATAAGTTGGATAAAGTTTAGACCAAAGACCACATTTGTTGTTGATTTCAATTGGTAATACTTGGAAAACCGATTCAGGCAACTAGTTAACTCCAGAAAGTGATATGTTTAGGAATTCAGCAGTTGCCTTTTTAGCTAACACACTCATCAATGCTGGGAACGATGGTTTCAAGATTGGTGTATGGTACCCGAAAATCCAATCTTCCGAGAGAAGGAGTAAAACTTTGTGTTGCTCCAAATCTTTCACAATTGTTTTCTCTTTCTCTGCTTAATCTAAAGTTTACCGAAACCTCAAAAAAAACTGTTTTCATAGAGCAGGGACAGATGTTTCTTTGGAGACATTGAGCAATTTGAGTTAAATATGGAAGACATTCAGCTTTCGGGCAAACAAATGAACTTAGGCATGTGCAGGTTCATTAGTCGCATCTTTTCAGTATAACCAAAATGCACACATGAAAAATTTCGCGATTTTCAGTGAAAGGTTTTAAAATGAATCTTAAGCAATGTTGTTAAACTTTAAGATAGCCATGTTAGTCTCACAAAGCGGTGAAGCACGGCAGAAAGTGTATACGTTCCGTAAAAATTGTAATAACCGGGCTTGCTTGAAAACTAGGGCTGCAATCAAATGTGTATCTTATTCAGCTCAAGGTCATTTTAGTAAATCAAGCAAATTTTCTTAGTACATAGTAAAGATcaaccaaaccctagaatttGAGTAGAAGTTTTAtacacagagagagagagagagtggaaGAATAGCCGTGCGAGTGAGGAGGCGGTGctgagcctagttagtaagttcgcgaatgattcgcgaatttttccgtatcacgaattttaccgtcttattcgcgtacgtttgcaactccgaacccaagtcgcgtattatgtggcatttccggattattcgcgaaccgttcacgaattttacgtattccgaatgatacgtccgcttaattcggcataaattttttagcttttactcttcaaagactccactttttgggctttactgccttccgagcatacacgaccgaatattagacgtgttgtaatttttatgaaacaaaaacgacgtgaagagatttgaaggtgaaggtgagagagatctcaaactcactaaccaagcatctaaaccaccatacgacgtcctcttggataactaatattgtatatattattaatatcatcatattaagtttatttttctttaaataactcacacatatgcataaaaattggtctatgaccttataaatacaaattatttgttatatatagataccgaattttcagagccgaactcacatttataaatcgaattatacacgtacgtatgccgttccgaattactgacgaatcacgtcccgttgaccgaattttggaccgaatctggattttacaaaaccgtataatactcgtacgtttgtcgttccaTACGTTTGTcgaatcccgaattactaactagggtgCTGAGGGGAAAAAGGTAACCGGAGTTGTGCTTTCCAAGATCAGATGGGTTCTTATGATGAAAATAGTTCTGTTATCATGTGGGAAGATTTACACATATCCTGGAGATTACATATGTTTGAAAATGTCATAATGACTTCTCCTCTTAAATCAAAGTTGTTTAAGATCTAAACCAGCAACTTTATTAAcgaaaaatggatcatttgtccaaatatttttaaaccacggttcaaatggacgagtaaaaaatagtttgggtgaaatggccaaaaaaaaatagtaaggatgaaactagcttaaatttaaaaaaatagcaaggatgaaactggatacatcctgtgtaaattaaaaataagaaaaaatatttgaaaatgggcacgatgaaactggttacatcctgtctatttttacatttttgtccatttaaacagtatcaaaatctaactgtccatttcacccaggaattgttgattttggtctttttaaccaattttgtgcttTATTAATACCTCTCCGGTAAGATCTGTAAAATAATTGTGATGTTTGATATTTTCATTGTCTTAGCCCATAGTATTAAACATTCGTTTTTTGCTTTTTCGATGCAGGGATCTTCTTGTACATGTTCCTTATTTGAAGAGGGGAATTAATGAGTAGTCTCTACTGCAGTAGTGGGTTGTTTTAGGATCAACTAATTAACCAGCAACATTGCCGTGACAACCAAAATTGGGAATCATTTGCTGGAATGGTAGATttgaagaaaattgaagacctgaTGTATTAGTAATCGTTGAATTAGAGATGTTTAACTTTTAAGTTTGTTGAAGCTTGTTCAAGTATCAATTCTGTATCTAAGAGTCCATAGTTCGAATAATTTGGACAAAGTATTTAATTGGTTTTAATTTAAGAAAGTTCAGGGTGTATACATATCTCTGATTTGGGTAGTGATGCTAACTTTGGGTTTACCATCTGAACATATGAAGATTAGTTGGAGCTTTCATTTCAATTGTTATTAAAGAAAACTTTCTAGATTGCTGAACTTTCATCTATAAATGTTGTTAGTGTTTGATGATAGTAAACGTTAGACACATGGCGTGGTGCTTGACAGAAACCTCTGATCCTAAGCCAAGTGATAATACAAACTGCAATAAGTTGCATGCGCCAGAAACTCCAAACATTGGAAAGCTTTTAAAACACTGCACATATATACTCCGCAATCACTTAGTCCAATGTAGGGAGAGTAGAACAAACAACTACAATTGAAAAACTTTTGTTGCATTTACTGAAATTATAATTAATACAATTGAAACTGCATTTTATTGAAAAATATATCAAGTGTGGGTGCAATCCCTGTTTTCAAGAGAAATTACTTTGTTTCGCAAATCATACCCGACATTAACATTTTGTAGCTGCTGAGCACCTATAATTGTCAGACCATCGTCTGTTTCAAGCAAGGTTAGGCATATTTTGCTATCACCAACTTCTTCCCAAACATTCTATTTATTTAAATCAAAATTCATACCACTAAAATGAAAAGTTATATCTGGCAAACTTAATATGCCCgctgtcattttttttttttgtaacacgGGAAATATATCCTCTGGACTTGGAGGGACATAATCCAGTTTAATTTGTGCCTCTAGTTCTGCAATCAAAAAAACATGAGCCACAAGATGAAGATACGTGTACTTTGTACCAGTATCAATAATCACTCCTCCTACCCCGTCTGCTGTAATATCGAAGGTTCCGTCTGGGATATGCAGCCCTCTCTCGCCAACACTGATTCCTTCCAACAACACATAAAAAGCTCCAGTGGTTAAATTACCATAATCCATCATCGGAGTGGTATCCTTGGTCATAATTGCATCTAATCCGAAGCGTAATAGACTTGTTTTGTTCCAAGTCATTGGTACTAAGCAATGGGAAAAGTGATCGAAAGCTAGTAGTGAAATCAAAGACAAAGGATCCCTACTTAAACCGATCAATCCTGGTGCTCCGACACGTTGACTAGTTATGTATGGGAAACCGTTATCGTATCCACAACCAAATGCTAATTCTAGTATAGAAATATTTGCAGACCGACTATCGTATTGAAAGACGAAAGTTTCCGTTGACAGAATTCCTTGTGAATGCCCAGAGTCACCATAATGCAGATTGTAGCGGCAAGAACTACCATCTTTATCGCACGTGCTGCCTCTTTCTGCCTTGCATCTAACATCTTCACATCCAACTTTAGCGTAACTTGTAGATTTGCGTGGATCGAACATGGGTATTTCTTGGTTGTAGCAATTGTGGCAAGGTTTGCACTGGAGCCACGTTAAATCACTACCTGTGTCTATGACGGCATATGTGTCTACTGCAGGTGTACCTACGCGAAAACTTATGACATACTCAGAGGTGCGGTAACTAATAGGAGCTCGCACATTATTAGGTACCACGATGTTGCTTGTGTAGTGGTTATACCGGTCCAGAGATCGCTGTAAGCTTAGGATCATAGAATGGCGATTCCGGTGAATCACGATGAATTAGACGTGTTGTAAAACCAAGAGGCTTCGTATGAGGTCTATGATCAGAGATAACCCTTAATGAGAATGTAGTAGAGATGAAACATGATAAAAGAATAAGAACAACCATAGTGATTGGAATTGTTGACGAAGCAGCCATGGTTGCCAAGTCTCTGATGAAACCTAAATTCAATGAACGGAATGTATTTATTAATTTAGTTTTTGTGCAGAAATGGAATGTATGTTTCATGACCAAATATATGCATCATATTAGTTGCAAAGATCTTGCTTTTTTACCAAATTTACTTTTGTGCAGGTATGGAATGGTTTTATTTCTAGTAAATCCCATGGaatttccatatatatatatacaagttcTGTAAGCCCGCACAATTGTGCGGGCTAGCTTATTAAAATGATTCATACAGTCATTTCGTTCTCTTCACTTCTCTAGCTTACACATAGCAGTATaacactacaagaaaagttggattaagcgaccatgcgtttttggttggaaaagcccatattgagtcgctctaacccttaaaacgacttaatttggctctcgctctcGAGTTGGAAAAGGTGGGATTTCTACAAGTCTAGAGCAGCTATGCAATCGCTTTAGTAATCAAGCAACTATCATATAGCGTCTTTTTTATTAATTGCTTCATGGCTAGACCGACCTTCCTAGAACAAGCAAAATAATGATCGTtttaaagctagaccaaccaaaatacaACAAGTGAAACGCTGATCGCTTCATAGATGGACCAACCATAATATAACAAGTGAAATACCTGAAGTTTGGTTGCTTATATTTTTGAGCTACCAAACTTTTTGCCCGCTACATCTATTGTTCTGGCGCCGGAAGTATTTGGCCGATTTCGATTTAGATAAATCCCAAATTGAAATTAAAtgaaaattataattaaaattgatactaaaacatattatgaaccaaattaaaaactgaaTCAAGTTTTATTATATCACATAGATCAATTTACAACATTTCTTAAAAAGAAGACAATCTTTTCACGAACAAAAAGATCAAAAATACAAACTAATCATTTCTTAAAAAATGATgattacaatttccttaattttgaaaCAAAAGATGAACACTCCTTCGACTTTGTAGCACCAAGCTCCTAATAAGAGATTCATAGTGCCATCATTCTTGTGTTTAAGTTCCTCTCTGATCATTCATCATTGGGATCTTGATGGATTACTCATACTCTGATAACATCATGGAAGGAATCAAAAGCACCGTGAGGGATTAGGCTGTAGCATGAGGGAAGTGATTTACATAATTATAGTGAGGATATAGTGGATATATTTAAGAATACACATAGAACTGCATATTTCAATAATTTGGAGGAGATCCAAACAGTAAACAAGGCGTACTATCTAAAAAATGAGACAAGAGTCAGATAACTAaccaattattattattagtgaAATGCTCTAAATCATCCTATATCAAGATCACATCATTGACATCTTAAAATCTCTCCCCAAATTTTAAAGGAAGCATCATAAAGGAGCTCATATTGCCATCCAGACCATCAAAACTGTATGATTTCTGTAGATAAACAATACACGCTTAagttcaaacaaaataaaaaacaaactttGTCGATAAACAAGTAAGAAGAAGGCAAAGCTGAGATTTCAAACTTAGATGGATTACTAAGTTTAACACATCACTCGATGTTATCAATCCCCCAAAGCAGAACATGACGTAGTTTCACTGCAAAGTTTAACATATCGCTCGATGTTACATTCGACCTTCCATTCCAGACTAGAGGCAAAGAAAGACCAACATCTAGGAACAGGAATGACTCGGACACAGATAAGGAAACAACTCATCCATGTATAGTATTcctaataaaccctaaacaataacACAAACATTTACCTTTTGTAAAAAAACTCTTCGTTCTGCAAGGAACGTTACGAAGGCGCAGTAGCCTTTTTATGTAAAGCTTCTTAAATAACTTAAGTTCTTTAATTGAGAATGCAGTTCTTTTATTTCCATGCAAACAATGGAATGGTAAGCATGACAAAGATGGAGTACAAAGGAAGACGAGAAAGTAGCTTACCTGGTAAGTTTTGCATTTGTATCCAACTGGTTTGAATTATGCCCTATGACAACATCCTCCTGTGGAAACATGTGCCATGGTAAAGGATTAATCAAGAGATCCAATCATATAATACATGGATGAATTAAAACATATGTTTGCAAAAACATAAACTAACTGATGGGTGGTGGCACAATAACATTTTAAAGTAGCTGGAAAAAGTTGTAGTATACAACCGAGTACCGAATAAATTGTTAAGCGAACACCAAAATTGTGAGACTAAAATGAAGAAAGGCCTGATCGCGCAGTTCGGATACTTTAGTCATTAGCAGTTCTCTCTCCCCTTCTTCATAAAAGTCCTGAAACCTACAAGCTCAAAAAGTAAGTATGACTAAGTAGGTATCGTATGGTATCAAACCACCAACAACCAGTGACTCCATTTTATGAATCTTGTCCTCCCTAACTTCAACATCATTTTGGTGCACTGGGTGTCCTCCTCTAGTTGGCGAACCTGTAATATGAAAGTTCAAATAACTGGTTGAGATAATTTTGATCTGCAAAAGCAAAACGCACATTACTTTATAAAATTCCAATAAGTTACTACATGATTCAGCTGTGCAATTTCAGCCTCCGACTGCTTCATTGACTTAACCATCTCACACAAACCATGGCATCGACACTTGTTTTCTTCTGCTGGTTTCTCAGGTATAGCATCACCAGAGCTTCATCAGAAACCATATGTCTCAGCAACAGTCCACTactttgttctctgtttccctaGAATATAACAAGCGAAAAAAAACCTGATCACTTGCAACTATAAATAATTATTACAGGTGTTAATTCTTATCTATAAAGCCATCAAACCTCAAAATGCACATTCAAAAATTCTCCATAACTAGCTAGCTCAAATCCTAATAAAGAGTAATTCAATTAGAATTAACATCACAATGACAACAATTACCTGGGCAACGAACGAAACCACTAAGGGCAAAAGTGGATAAATGTCTAGTATAGATACCACTGTCATCAATATGGCCAATGTTAAGATGAACTGAAGAATGGTCTTTTGCAGTAACAATTCTCTTTGTAGCAAAACTGCAAAGCCATCGTAGCGAAGAGGGCACTCTGCTCATGTCTAGTATAGATCCATATATCATCCCCCTGTCGATCCATGTACCCTAGTCCCTAGTAACAAAGAGATGCACCGTCACTAAGAGCAAACGGCTTGACATCAAATAATCCTCTTTACTATACGTTCAACAATCTACCCACAGTTCAAGTCCGACTTCTATTTACCCCATTTGATAGTTTAAATAAGACCTAGGATAGTATTTGAGTAGTGTGTCATGAGAAATCTCATCAAATCTGACAACAGTAAACCATTtaatgaaaagaagaaaattttatttACCAATACCATGTCCTATAATATGGGGGAACTCATCCATCCAAAAAAGGATGCCTAAATCTTTACATTCTATATTAAAGATCAGTAAAGCAAATACCAAAATGCGCAGTAGAAAGCTATAAGAGAAATTCATACACATTTTAAGATTAGCACATATTGTCAATTACTTGAACCTTCTCCTTCACCGGATTCCATTTTTCTTTTATCCTTTTCTCCTAATATTTTTAATGAAACTAAAGTATTCTTGTGAGGGATTGCTTCAGAAATAAACTTGTCAAAACAAGCATCCATTCAGGCAGATGAATTGTTTGCACTGTACCTATAAATTTTGTCAGTCCCATCGCCAACCCAGTAATACAGAAGCCTGTCACTCTTCGTACACGCAAATGGAGTTGGTACATAAAAGTTAAAACTAAATACTTTATGCCATCTCAACTCATTATGACTATCTCTATTCTTTTTCAAATACCATATTTCACAACCACCGGCATTGCAATGATAATAATGAGCACTAACAAAATCACCTAAAACTTCTAGTGTAATAACAAATTAAGGATCACCAGCTCGTGTCAaacaagatggtggtgatggaagtTTAGAAAACTTTTCATCAACCAAATGGAAAATAAGAATAATAGTTCCTTCATTGTGCTCCCAATGAATAGCTCCATTTTCACACTCACCAGAACCTTTTTTAACATGTTTCATATTGACGTCTAATGTTCCCGCATTTCTCCATCCATTGCAACTGCCAGGAGTGTATAACTGAACAATAAATCACCCAAACTCAAGGGTAATAAGTCATTTCCAAGGGaattgaaactgaaaattaagaaaaacaaaaatcacaaCAAGGGTCTTGAAGAATTATACCGACTGGCTGCAGAGATTGTTGAGGCCGGCTGCGAAGCCAAATTGCAATTAGCTCTCCTACCATCAATAACAAGACTTGGATCCAAACAATCCCTAGTTACAGCTTCAGGATCACTAAAAGTAACCTAATAACCAGAAAATCTAGCATAAGTATCAGTATTGATCAAGATTATGAATAAGTAACATAAACCCAcaacaa
Above is a genomic segment from Papaver somniferum cultivar HN1 chromosome 10, ASM357369v1, whole genome shotgun sequence containing:
- the LOC113316745 gene encoding aspartic proteinase nepenthesin-2-like — translated: MILSLQRSLDRYNHYTSNIVVPNNVRAPISYRTSEYVISFRVGTPAVDTYAVIDTGSDLTWLQCKPCHNCYNQEIPMFDPRKSTSYAKVGCEDVRCKAERGSTCDKDGSSCRYNLHYGDSGHSQGILSTETFVFQYDSRSANISILELAFGCGYDNGFPYITSQRVGAPGLIGLSRDPLSLISLLAFDHFSHCLVPMTWNKTSLLRFGLDAIMTKDTTPMMDYGNLTTGAFYVLLEGISVGERGLHIPDGTFDITADGVGGVIIDTGTKYTYLHLVAHVFLIAELEAQIKLDYVPPSPEDIFPNVWEEVGDSKICLTLLETDDGLTIIGAQQLQNVNVGSTISAVVACQQHRFAANDTQFCNEIYPIMS